The Bacteroidales bacterium genome has a segment encoding these proteins:
- a CDS encoding serine hydrolase — protein sequence MKVKEVIFILIILSFSILSCRERKQNNLLINQKLEGCWVGGLLQNDGLTEDVELRLFEIKPDSSLVFSLTYELGPRSRVWEYDIEISIQNNEISWLAHQGKLSENLDTMYLTKNWKGEQSQWIFYRDKTYDDFINKFISNTRSDYTYSIPVSMKDSLSCESLDEVGIDAIQVTDFIKAIKSGNFGDIHSILMYRKGKLALEEYFALEGKISGSSVNETFRKKTHQLSSVTKGILSLITGISIEKGKISNVNEPIFNYLSHYSNSFIDEKKQIQIKHLLTMTSGLGWNQFNYSWNDKRNDAANMYKCKNVVEYVLERPMKAVPGEKFNYTNGEPTVMGVVLRNACNMKVDKYTELHLFNPLGITEYQWSRYPDGTLETDGGLKLCSRDLLKVGILMLNNGNWHGNQIISEDWVSESTKPRINLSLKRGYGYYWNEMKYKFRGKSQTAIFIPGDGGQFLGVFPSLDMVIAFTAGIYDKDPTRMYWEIINKNVLTALKEK from the coding sequence ATGAAAGTAAAAGAGGTCATATTCATTCTCATAATTCTTTCTTTTTCAATATTATCTTGTAGAGAAAGGAAGCAAAACAATCTTCTAATAAACCAGAAATTGGAAGGATGCTGGGTGGGAGGTTTATTACAAAATGACGGTTTAACGGAAGATGTTGAACTTCGTCTTTTCGAAATAAAACCTGACAGCTCGCTTGTTTTTAGCCTGACTTATGAGCTTGGTCCACGTTCAAGGGTTTGGGAATATGATATTGAAATTAGTATTCAAAATAATGAAATATCATGGCTTGCGCATCAGGGAAAGCTGAGTGAAAATCTGGATACAATGTATCTGACGAAGAACTGGAAAGGAGAACAATCTCAATGGATATTTTATAGAGATAAGACTTATGATGATTTCATTAATAAATTCATCTCCAATACAAGAAGTGATTATACTTATTCAATTCCTGTAAGTATGAAGGACAGTTTGTCCTGTGAATCTTTAGATGAGGTTGGAATTGATGCCATACAGGTGACTGATTTTATTAAAGCCATTAAAAGCGGGAACTTTGGCGACATCCATAGTATTTTGATGTATCGAAAAGGAAAGCTCGCGCTTGAAGAATATTTCGCACTTGAAGGAAAAATCTCCGGGTCATCTGTTAATGAAACCTTTAGAAAAAAAACACATCAACTATCCTCTGTAACGAAAGGGATTCTTTCATTGATAACAGGAATTTCCATTGAAAAGGGCAAGATTTCTAATGTTAACGAGCCAATTTTTAATTATTTATCTCATTATTCCAATTCTTTCATTGACGAGAAAAAACAAATTCAAATTAAGCACCTCCTAACTATGACATCTGGATTGGGCTGGAATCAGTTTAATTATTCATGGAATGATAAAAGAAATGATGCGGCAAATATGTATAAATGCAAGAATGTTGTTGAGTATGTTTTGGAAAGGCCCATGAAAGCAGTACCAGGTGAAAAATTTAATTATACAAATGGAGAGCCAACGGTTATGGGGGTTGTTTTGCGCAATGCTTGTAATATGAAAGTTGATAAATATACTGAATTACATTTGTTTAATCCACTTGGAATAACTGAATATCAATGGTCACGCTATCCTGATGGCACACTGGAAACCGATGGTGGACTCAAATTATGTTCACGGGACTTGCTTAAAGTGGGAATTTTAATGCTAAATAATGGGAATTGGCATGGTAACCAAATAATTTCTGAAGACTGGGTATCGGAATCGACAAAACCCAGAATAAACTTATCATTAAAGAGAGGATATGGATATTATTGGAATGAAATGAAGTATAAATTTAGAGGTAAATCCCAAACCGCGATTTTTATTCCAGGAGACGGTGGGCAGTTCCTGGGTGTTTTTCCATCTTTAGATATGGTCATCGCATTTACAGCAGGAATTTACGATAAAGACCCTACAAGAATGTATTGGGAAATTATAAATAAGAACGTACTTACTGCATTGAAAGAGAAATAA